The Streptomyces europaeiscabiei genome window below encodes:
- a CDS encoding SAV2148 family HEPN domain-containing protein, with protein sequence MGSGGLELPPGDAGDTGHEGNSTDVPPGAVSLARPMEMGSIGPELDWNADAWLEVRTRAQRAGRAYIWLNLVEQRLRAVVAAVLRPIYEPVHGDDWVVAAAGPAGQEWVQRAVAVREVSRRKGYLLDPADDNVLSFLTLPQLRELMVQHWPCFEPYIDERRDVELALDELEVTRNVVSRNRALSEAVLAQAERASAKLLEILGAGSDVPSARRLPVDAVENLVGDRYADVVGVHPDRVRLLRQFPAEDLFGGARRLDAIGIGLNLLVQNFSGRRLVRLAEGGCRVRLLFLNPASSSVKRRERELGIKRGELSRAVEMNILHMRRVRSRLRDPGAFEIQVFDETPRFTAYLVDGDGSDGVAVVQTYLRRTRGMEAPVLVLRGGSRVLKADENGEVGLLDTYREEFEVAWADSRPVS encoded by the coding sequence GTGGGCTCGGGAGGGCTGGAGCTGCCTCCTGGTGACGCGGGCGACACGGGTCACGAGGGGAACTCCACGGATGTCCCGCCCGGCGCGGTGTCCCTGGCACGGCCGATGGAGATGGGTTCCATCGGCCCGGAACTGGACTGGAACGCCGACGCCTGGCTCGAGGTGCGTACCCGCGCCCAGCGGGCCGGCCGCGCCTATATCTGGCTGAACCTCGTCGAGCAGCGGCTGCGCGCCGTGGTGGCCGCCGTGCTGCGGCCCATCTACGAGCCCGTCCACGGCGACGACTGGGTGGTCGCCGCCGCCGGACCCGCCGGACAGGAGTGGGTGCAGCGGGCCGTCGCGGTACGTGAGGTCAGCCGCCGCAAGGGCTATCTGCTGGACCCCGCCGACGACAACGTGCTCAGCTTCCTCACCCTTCCGCAGCTGCGCGAGCTGATGGTGCAGCACTGGCCCTGCTTCGAGCCGTACATCGACGAGCGGCGCGACGTGGAACTGGCCCTGGACGAGCTGGAGGTCACCCGCAACGTCGTCTCCCGCAACCGGGCCCTGTCCGAGGCCGTCCTCGCCCAGGCCGAGCGCGCCTCGGCGAAGCTGCTGGAGATCCTGGGCGCGGGCAGCGACGTGCCCTCCGCGCGCCGGCTGCCCGTCGACGCCGTCGAGAACCTCGTCGGCGACCGGTACGCGGACGTCGTCGGCGTGCACCCCGACCGGGTGCGGCTGCTGCGGCAGTTCCCCGCCGAGGACCTCTTCGGCGGCGCCCGCCGCCTCGACGCCATCGGGATAGGCCTGAACCTCCTCGTGCAGAACTTCTCCGGGCGGCGGCTGGTCCGGCTCGCCGAGGGGGGCTGCCGGGTCCGGCTGCTCTTTCTCAACCCCGCCTCCAGTTCGGTGAAGCGGCGCGAGCGCGAACTGGGCATAAAGCGCGGAGAGCTGAGCCGTGCCGTGGAGATGAACATCCTCCATATGCGCCGGGTCCGCTCCCGGCTGCGCGACCCCGGCGCCTTCGAGATCCAGGTCTTCGACGAGACGCCCCGCTTCACCGCCTACCTCGTGGACGGCGACGGCTCCGACGGTGTCGCGGTCGTCCAGACGTATCTGCGCCGCACCCGGGGCATGGAGGCGCCGGTCCTCGTCCTGCGCGGCGGCAGCCGGGTCCTCAAGGCCGACGAGAACGGTGAAGTCGGGCTTTTGGACACGTACCGCGAGGAGTTCGAAGTCGCGTGGGCGGACTCCCGACCGGTGTCGTGA
- a CDS encoding CDP-alcohol phosphatidyltransferase family protein produces the protein MRRDIPDLAEVRRVTQKKRDAWWTVLLVDPVATPLVRLTAKYTRITPNQLTWGAFLLGLVSAACFALGDWRWLIAGAVVYHLSFILDCMDGKVARLTGQGSVFGAWLDFVFDRVRVAACSVALMAGQYHRTGETFYIWLAAAVIGCDALRYINSLETFKVRHTMRKQIKARLREARRAENERELAFMEDLLRDNPEADIEQDLRTATAEVTEAAPQTQVVDLHQEFRRRFPAYLRVRSFLLRHRVRPHLISGIEFQMGVFMIGPIIDSVMTTTIVSGALLLAFELAIVYKLLLSTRDFTRTLDSFDRGDVAKAA, from the coding sequence ATGCGCCGAGACATACCCGACCTCGCTGAAGTGCGCCGCGTCACGCAGAAGAAGCGGGACGCATGGTGGACCGTGCTGCTCGTCGACCCGGTCGCCACACCGCTGGTGCGGCTCACCGCCAAGTACACGAGGATCACGCCCAACCAGCTGACCTGGGGCGCCTTCCTGCTGGGTCTGGTCTCGGCCGCCTGCTTCGCGCTGGGCGACTGGCGCTGGCTGATCGCCGGCGCCGTCGTCTACCACCTGAGCTTCATCCTCGACTGCATGGACGGCAAGGTCGCCCGGCTCACCGGCCAGGGCTCCGTGTTCGGCGCCTGGCTCGACTTCGTCTTCGACCGCGTCCGGGTCGCGGCGTGCTCGGTGGCCCTGATGGCGGGGCAGTACCACCGCACGGGCGAGACCTTCTACATCTGGCTGGCCGCCGCCGTCATCGGCTGCGACGCGCTGCGCTACATCAACTCCCTGGAGACCTTCAAGGTCCGCCACACCATGCGCAAGCAGATCAAGGCCCGGCTCCGCGAGGCCCGCCGCGCCGAGAACGAGCGGGAACTGGCCTTCATGGAGGACCTGCTGCGCGACAACCCCGAGGCCGACATCGAGCAGGACCTGCGCACGGCCACCGCCGAGGTCACCGAGGCCGCGCCGCAGACCCAGGTCGTCGACCTGCACCAGGAGTTCCGCCGCCGCTTCCCCGCCTATCTGCGCGTCCGGTCCTTCCTGCTGCGCCACCGCGTCCGCCCCCACCTGATCAGCGGCATCGAGTTCCAGATGGGCGTCTTCATGATCGGCCCGATCATCGACTCCGTGATGACGACGACCATCGTCTCCGGCGCCCTGCTGCTCGCCTTCGAACTCGCCATCGTCTACAAGCTGCTGCTGTCGACCCGCGACTTCACCCGCACCCTCGACTCCTTCGACCGGGGAGACGTGGCCAAGGCGGCCTGA
- a CDS encoding GNAT family N-acetyltransferase, producing MTTADISLRDVRDSDLPVFWRHQSDPEAQRVAAFTREYHRDRALFDSHWEKIRANSDNLTRTVVADGEVVGNAAVFGPPDERQVTYWIDRAHWGRGIATAALTALIDLAPTRPLHAYAAADNTGSLRVLQKCGFVVTGHDRGFALARDAQIDEAVLILRAV from the coding sequence ATGACGACCGCCGACATCTCCCTCCGCGACGTACGGGACAGCGACCTGCCGGTCTTCTGGCGGCACCAGTCGGACCCCGAGGCGCAGCGGGTCGCCGCCTTCACCCGGGAGTACCACCGCGACCGGGCGCTCTTCGACAGCCACTGGGAGAAAATCCGCGCAAACTCCGACAATCTGACGCGCACGGTGGTCGCCGACGGCGAGGTCGTCGGCAACGCCGCGGTCTTCGGGCCGCCGGACGAACGCCAGGTCACCTACTGGATCGACCGCGCCCACTGGGGCCGAGGCATCGCCACCGCCGCCCTCACCGCCCTGATCGATCTCGCCCCCACCAGGCCCCTGCACGCCTACGCGGCCGCCGACAACACCGGTTCGCTCCGCGTCCTGCAGAAGTGCGGCTTCGTCGTCACCGGCCACGACCGGGGCTTCGCCCTGGCCCGCGACGCCCAGATCGACGAAGCGGTGCTCATACTCCGGGCCGTCTGA
- the mgt gene encoding macrolide-inactivating glycosyltransferase, whose protein sequence is MTTPTSHIAMFSIAAHGHVNPSLEVIRELVARGHRVTYAIPPAFAEKVAKAGAEPKLWRSTLPGPDADPEAWGTTLLDNVEPFLNDAIQALPQLIEAYEGDEPDLVLHDITSYPAPVLARRWGVRAISLSPNLVAWTGYEEEVAEPMWAEPKKTERGRAYYARFESWLEENGITEHPDSFVGRPARSLVLIPKALQPNAGRVDESRYTFVGACQGDRTAQGDWRRPADAEKVLLVSLGSSFTKQPDFYRECVKAFGDLPGWHMVLQVGRHVDAAELGEIPAGVEVRDWVPQLAILRQADVFITHAGAGGSQEGLATATPMVAVPQAVDQFGNADMLRSLGVARHLPMEEATAETLREAVLSLVYDPGVARRLEEVRREMAGEGGTRQAADLIEAELAGGSGRNRPADRSGAEK, encoded by the coding sequence ATGACCACCCCCACCTCCCACATCGCCATGTTCTCCATCGCCGCCCACGGCCACGTGAACCCGAGCCTCGAAGTGATCCGGGAGCTGGTGGCCCGAGGGCACCGGGTCACGTACGCCATTCCGCCGGCCTTCGCGGAGAAGGTGGCAAAGGCCGGTGCCGAGCCGAAGCTCTGGCGCTCGACACTGCCCGGCCCCGACGCCGATCCCGAGGCGTGGGGCACCACACTCCTCGACAACGTGGAGCCCTTCCTGAACGACGCGATCCAGGCCCTGCCGCAGCTCATTGAGGCGTACGAGGGCGACGAGCCCGACCTCGTGCTGCACGACATCACCTCCTACCCGGCGCCCGTCCTCGCCCGTCGCTGGGGCGTCAGGGCGATCTCGCTCTCCCCGAACCTGGTCGCCTGGACCGGCTACGAGGAGGAGGTCGCCGAACCCATGTGGGCCGAGCCGAAGAAGACGGAGCGCGGTCGGGCGTACTACGCCCGCTTCGAGTCCTGGCTGGAGGAGAACGGCATCACCGAGCACCCCGACTCGTTCGTCGGCCGGCCCGCCCGCTCCCTGGTCCTCATCCCGAAGGCGCTCCAGCCGAACGCCGGCCGCGTCGACGAGAGCCGGTACACCTTCGTCGGCGCCTGCCAGGGCGACCGCACGGCGCAGGGAGACTGGCGGCGTCCGGCCGATGCGGAGAAGGTGCTGCTCGTCTCGCTCGGCTCGTCCTTCACCAAGCAGCCCGACTTCTACCGCGAGTGCGTGAAGGCCTTCGGTGACCTGCCCGGCTGGCACATGGTGCTCCAGGTCGGCAGGCACGTCGACGCGGCGGAGCTGGGCGAGATCCCGGCCGGCGTGGAGGTGCGGGACTGGGTGCCGCAGCTCGCGATCCTCAGGCAGGCCGACGTGTTCATCACCCACGCGGGCGCCGGCGGCAGTCAGGAAGGGCTCGCCACCGCCACGCCCATGGTCGCCGTACCGCAGGCCGTCGACCAGTTCGGCAACGCCGACATGCTCCGGTCCCTGGGCGTCGCCCGCCATCTGCCCATGGAGGAGGCGACGGCCGAGACCCTGCGCGAGGCGGTCCTCTCTCTCGTCTACGACCCCGGCGTGGCCCGCCGACTCGAGGAGGTGCGGCGGGAGATGGCGGGGGAGGGCGGCACCCGACAGGCCGCCGACCTCATCGAGGCGGAACTGGCGGGCGGATCGGGGCGGAACCGACCGGCGGATCGAAGTGGCGCGGAAAAGTAG
- a CDS encoding DUF1697 domain-containing protein: MTTYAALLRGINVGGNKKVPMADLRTLLTGLGHTAVATYLQSGNAVFTSENGDENSLATELAAVIEKHFGFTVDVLVRDHAYLEAVREACPFPAAELEGKQLHVTYLSEQVEEARFESIDRQAFLPEEFRIGDRALYLYAPEGLGRSKLAETLSKPRLFKGLIATTRNWNTVAKLAELTGGAP; this comes from the coding sequence ATGACGACATACGCGGCGCTCCTGCGCGGGATCAATGTGGGCGGCAACAAGAAGGTCCCGATGGCCGACCTCCGTACACTCTTGACGGGCCTCGGCCACACCGCTGTGGCCACCTATCTCCAGAGCGGCAACGCGGTCTTCACCAGCGAAAACGGCGACGAGAACTCCCTCGCCACCGAACTGGCGGCCGTCATCGAGAAACACTTCGGCTTCACCGTCGACGTCCTGGTGCGCGACCACGCCTACCTGGAGGCCGTCCGCGAGGCCTGCCCGTTCCCGGCGGCGGAGCTGGAGGGCAAGCAACTCCATGTCACGTATCTCTCGGAGCAGGTGGAGGAGGCCCGCTTCGAGTCGATCGACCGACAGGCCTTCCTCCCGGAGGAGTTCAGGATCGGAGACCGCGCGCTCTACCTCTACGCCCCGGAGGGGCTGGGCCGCTCCAAGCTGGCGGAGACCTTGTCGAAGCCGCGCCTCTTCAAGGGCCTGATCGCCACGACCCGCAACTGGAACACGGTGGCGAAACTGGCGGAGCTCACCGGGGGCGCCCCATAA
- a CDS encoding MMPL family transporter — translation MGNGDVRVRGIAARAGGWSARHRWAAVGVWVLFVVLTMGIGSAMGSVEVKDSDQLKGETSTAAHIIEEAGIEEPAGETVLIQAKDDDTLATDASFRAAVDDVMKAVEDTGKVTDVTSPYDTRTISKDGRSALVQFDVRGASDTAGERIEPVLKAVEDVQKDHGTLRIEEIGGASMMKTFDDAFGDDFQKAEYSALPVALGILLIAFGAVVAALLPVALAMTAIMATMGLMAIVSHVIPMSDTANSVMLLVGLAVGVDYCLFYLRREREERAAGRDAQTALRVAAATSGRAIIVSGVTVCVAMAGMLFTGLAEFEAMGLASLMVVAVAMVGSVTVLPALLSLLGERVEKGRIPFLHPDKRRKNGRSQGTSESRFWTAVLRVVLARPALSLVVATGALLAVAAPAVGMKTQNLTLDQEFGDSLPIVQTYNRVNEAFPGGSEPAEVVVKAKDINAPEVRSALADFKAEAVASGASRGPVEIKVHDAKNVAFVYVPLVGGSDQDKAGASLDKLRDEVRPATLGKVEGVEAPVTGQVAGNQDFNDQLIGSVVPVFAFVVVFAFLLMLLSFRSLTIAVTSIVLNLLSVGAAYGILVGVFQHGWGASLVGAEGVGAIITWLPLFLFVILFGLSMDYHVFVVSRIREARLRGLTTKDAIQHGVVTTAGVVTSAAVIMVAVFAIFGTLSMQSMKQMGVGLAAAVLIDATIIRGVLLPAVMALLGERNWYLPKWLNRLPDLTHDETPEPGAGPGPGPGPGAGARKDERVRV, via the coding sequence ATGGGGAACGGAGACGTACGGGTGCGGGGGATCGCCGCCCGCGCCGGCGGCTGGAGCGCCCGGCACCGATGGGCGGCGGTCGGTGTCTGGGTGCTGTTCGTCGTGCTGACGATGGGGATCGGCTCGGCGATGGGCTCGGTCGAGGTCAAGGACAGCGACCAGCTCAAGGGGGAGACCAGCACGGCGGCCCACATCATCGAGGAGGCGGGGATCGAGGAGCCCGCCGGTGAGACCGTCCTGATCCAGGCGAAGGACGACGACACCTTGGCCACGGACGCCTCGTTCCGGGCCGCCGTGGACGATGTCATGAAGGCCGTCGAGGACACCGGGAAGGTCACGGACGTGACCTCGCCGTACGACACGCGGACGATCTCCAAGGACGGCCGCAGCGCGCTGGTCCAGTTCGACGTGCGGGGCGCGTCGGACACCGCGGGCGAGCGGATCGAGCCGGTGCTGAAGGCCGTCGAGGACGTCCAGAAGGACCACGGGACGCTGCGGATCGAGGAGATCGGCGGCGCCTCCATGATGAAGACGTTCGACGACGCGTTCGGGGACGACTTCCAGAAGGCCGAGTACTCGGCCCTGCCGGTGGCGCTCGGCATCCTGCTGATCGCGTTCGGCGCGGTCGTCGCGGCGCTGCTGCCGGTGGCGCTGGCGATGACCGCGATCATGGCGACGATGGGCCTGATGGCCATCGTCAGCCATGTGATCCCGATGAGTGACACCGCCAACTCCGTGATGCTGCTGGTGGGTCTGGCCGTCGGTGTCGACTACTGCCTGTTCTATCTGCGCCGTGAGCGCGAGGAGCGTGCGGCGGGCCGGGACGCGCAGACCGCGCTGCGGGTGGCCGCCGCGACCAGTGGCCGCGCCATCATCGTCTCCGGTGTCACGGTGTGCGTGGCGATGGCGGGCATGCTGTTCACCGGGCTCGCCGAGTTCGAGGCGATGGGTCTGGCCTCCCTGATGGTCGTCGCCGTCGCGATGGTCGGGTCGGTCACCGTGCTGCCGGCGCTGCTGTCGCTGCTGGGCGAGCGGGTCGAGAAGGGCCGCATCCCGTTCCTGCACCCGGACAAGCGGCGGAAGAACGGCCGCTCCCAGGGCACCTCGGAGAGCCGCTTCTGGACCGCCGTCCTGCGGGTCGTCCTCGCGAGGCCTGCGCTGTCGCTGGTCGTCGCGACCGGTGCGCTGCTCGCCGTGGCCGCGCCCGCGGTCGGGATGAAGACGCAGAACCTCACACTGGACCAGGAGTTCGGCGACTCGCTGCCGATCGTGCAGACCTACAACCGGGTCAACGAGGCCTTCCCGGGCGGTTCCGAACCGGCCGAGGTGGTCGTGAAGGCGAAGGACATCAACGCCCCCGAGGTGCGGTCGGCGCTGGCCGACTTCAAGGCGGAGGCCGTCGCCTCGGGCGCCTCGCGCGGCCCGGTGGAGATCAAGGTGCACGACGCGAAGAACGTGGCGTTCGTGTACGTGCCGCTGGTCGGCGGCTCCGACCAGGACAAGGCGGGCGCGAGCCTGGACAAGCTGCGCGACGAGGTACGACCCGCCACGCTCGGCAAGGTCGAAGGGGTCGAGGCGCCGGTCACCGGGCAGGTCGCGGGCAACCAGGACTTCAACGACCAGCTGATCGGCTCCGTCGTCCCGGTCTTCGCCTTCGTCGTGGTCTTCGCCTTCCTGCTGATGCTGCTGTCGTTCCGCTCGCTGACGATCGCGGTCACGTCGATCGTGCTGAACCTGCTGTCGGTGGGGGCCGCGTACGGCATCCTCGTGGGCGTCTTCCAGCACGGCTGGGGTGCCTCGCTGGTGGGCGCGGAGGGCGTCGGCGCCATCATCACCTGGCTGCCGCTGTTCCTCTTCGTGATCCTCTTCGGGCTGTCGATGGACTACCACGTGTTCGTGGTCTCGCGTATCCGTGAGGCGCGGCTGCGGGGCCTCACGACGAAGGACGCCATCCAGCACGGCGTCGTCACCACGGCCGGGGTCGTGACCAGCGCCGCCGTCATCATGGTCGCCGTCTTCGCGATCTTCGGGACGCTGTCCATGCAGTCGATGAAGCAGATGGGCGTGGGTCTGGCGGCCGCCGTCCTCATCGACGCGACCATCATCCGGGGTGTGCTCCTCCCGGCGGTGATGGCCCTGCTCGGCGAGCGCAACTGGTACCTGCCGAAGTGGCTGAACCGCCTGCCGGACCTCACCCACGACGAGACGCCGGAGCCGGGTGCCGGTCCGGGTCCGGGTCCGGGTCCGGGTGCGGGTGCGCGGAAGGACGAACGCGTACGGGTCTGA
- a CDS encoding phosphotransferase enzyme family protein: MDEARARYVLGAAGVLPGAAGEARLLALGENAVFAAGDLVVKVGRDTELLDRARGELGVAAWLAEAGFPAVRAAESEPRLVEGHPVTVWHRLPDPVRPAVPGDLAELLRLVHALPAPPFALPRRELLAGVERWLRLAGDAVDPAHAAYLRERRDGFAAAAAALAPHLPPGPIHGDALPRNVHVGPDGPVLVDLETFSGDLREHDLVVMALSHDRYGLPAEEYEAFTAAYGWDVREWDGCSVLRGARETASCAWVAQHAPSNPKALAEFERRVASLREGDESVRWYPF; the protein is encoded by the coding sequence ATGGACGAGGCACGGGCGCGGTACGTACTGGGCGCGGCCGGTGTGCTGCCCGGTGCGGCCGGGGAGGCCCGGCTGCTCGCGCTGGGCGAGAACGCGGTGTTCGCCGCCGGTGACCTGGTGGTCAAGGTGGGTCGCGACACCGAACTGCTGGACCGGGCCCGCGGCGAACTCGGCGTCGCGGCCTGGCTCGCCGAGGCGGGCTTCCCGGCCGTGCGGGCCGCCGAGTCGGAGCCCCGGCTCGTCGAGGGGCACCCAGTGACGGTGTGGCACCGTCTGCCCGATCCCGTACGCCCCGCCGTCCCCGGCGATTTGGCCGAACTCCTACGGCTGGTCCACGCCCTCCCCGCCCCTCCCTTCGCGCTGCCCCGCCGTGAACTGCTGGCCGGCGTGGAGCGCTGGCTGCGCCTCGCCGGCGACGCGGTCGACCCCGCTCACGCGGCCTACCTCCGCGAGCGCCGCGACGGCTTCGCGGCAGCCGCGGCCGCCCTCGCGCCCCACCTGCCCCCGGGTCCGATCCACGGCGACGCCCTCCCCCGCAACGTGCACGTCGGCCCGGACGGCCCGGTACTCGTCGATCTGGAGACCTTCTCCGGCGACCTGCGCGAGCACGACCTCGTCGTCATGGCCCTCTCCCACGACCGCTACGGGCTTCCGGCCGAGGAGTACGAGGCCTTCACCGCCGCGTACGGCTGGGACGTACGCGAGTGGGACGGCTGCTCGGTCCTCCGCGGCGCCCGCGAGACGGCCAGCTGTGCCTGGGTCGCCCAGCACGCGCCGAGCAACCCCAAGGCGCTCGCCGAGTTCGAGCGCCGCGTCGCCTCGCTGCGCGAGGGCGACGAGTCGGTCCGCTGGTATCCGTTCTGA
- the glgX gene encoding glycogen debranching protein GlgX translates to MQVWPGQAYPLGATYDGAGTNFAVFSEAAHRVELCLLDDDGSETAVELRESDAFVRHAYLPGVMPGQRYGFRVHGPYAPERGLRCNSAKLLLDPYARAISGSVTWGEEVYGYHFGAPEERNDLDSAPHMMTSVVVNPYFDWGDDRRPRTEYHHTVIYEAHVKGLTMRHPGLPEELRGTYAALAHPAIIEHLTALGVTALELMPVHQFVNDHRLADMDLGNYWGYNTIGFFAPHNAYASWGDRGQQVLEFKSAVRALHEAGIEVILDVVYNHTAEGNHLGPTLSFKGLDNPSYYRLTDDPRYYMDTTGTGNSLLMRSPHVLQLIMDSLRYWVTEMHVDGFRFDLAATLARQFHEVDRLSSFFDLVQQDPVVSQVKLIAEPWDVGEGGYQVGNFPPLWTEWNGKYRDTVRDLWRGEPRTLAEFASRLTGSSDLYQDDGRRPLASINFVTCHDGFTMRDLVSYNEKRNDANGEDNRDGESHNRSWNCGAEGETDDPGVIGLRVRQMRNFIATLMLSQGVPMLSHGDEFARSQGGNNNAYCQDNEVSWVPWPSGEDGDGGAPFGDLLEFTRAMVRLRKDHPVFRRRRFFHGRPVEGTHDELSDIAWFTPEGEEMVQRDWDSAQAGALSVFLNGNAISEPGARGERISDDSFLLMVNASAGPLEFVVPVNHGPQWQMVVDTGREDAVPEDGPKVAAGDRVTLVDRSLAVFRRPT, encoded by the coding sequence ATGCAGGTCTGGCCTGGACAGGCGTATCCGCTCGGCGCCACGTACGACGGCGCCGGTACCAACTTCGCGGTCTTCTCGGAGGCCGCGCATCGAGTAGAGCTGTGTCTGCTGGACGACGACGGCTCCGAGACGGCGGTGGAACTGCGCGAGTCGGACGCGTTCGTGCGGCACGCGTATCTGCCCGGCGTGATGCCGGGGCAGCGGTACGGCTTCCGTGTGCACGGCCCCTACGCGCCGGAGCGCGGGCTGCGCTGCAACTCCGCGAAGCTGCTTCTCGACCCGTACGCGCGGGCCATCAGCGGCTCGGTCACGTGGGGCGAGGAGGTGTACGGCTATCACTTCGGGGCGCCCGAGGAGCGCAACGACCTCGACTCGGCGCCGCACATGATGACCTCCGTCGTGGTCAACCCGTACTTCGACTGGGGTGACGACCGGCGGCCCCGCACCGAGTACCACCACACGGTGATCTACGAGGCCCATGTCAAGGGCCTCACCATGCGGCACCCGGGGCTGCCCGAGGAGCTGCGCGGCACGTACGCGGCGCTCGCCCACCCGGCGATCATCGAGCATCTGACCGCGCTGGGCGTCACTGCACTGGAACTGATGCCCGTACACCAGTTCGTGAACGACCACCGCCTGGCCGACATGGATCTCGGCAACTACTGGGGCTACAACACGATCGGTTTCTTCGCCCCGCACAACGCGTACGCCTCCTGGGGTGACCGGGGGCAGCAGGTGCTGGAGTTCAAGTCGGCGGTCCGGGCGCTGCACGAGGCGGGGATCGAGGTCATCCTCGACGTGGTCTACAACCACACCGCCGAGGGCAACCACCTGGGGCCGACGCTGTCGTTCAAGGGCCTCGACAACCCGTCGTACTACCGGCTCACCGACGACCCGCGCTACTACATGGACACGACGGGCACGGGCAACTCCCTGCTCATGCGGTCGCCGCACGTCCTGCAGCTGATCATGGACTCGCTGCGGTACTGGGTCACCGAGATGCATGTCGACGGTTTCCGCTTCGACCTCGCGGCGACGCTGGCCCGGCAGTTCCACGAGGTGGACCGGCTGTCGTCGTTCTTCGACCTCGTCCAGCAGGACCCCGTCGTCTCCCAGGTGAAGCTGATCGCCGAGCCCTGGGACGTCGGCGAGGGCGGCTACCAGGTGGGGAACTTCCCGCCGCTGTGGACCGAGTGGAACGGCAAGTACCGCGACACGGTGCGGGACCTGTGGCGGGGCGAGCCGCGTACGCTCGCGGAGTTCGCGTCGCGGCTGACCGGTTCGTCCGACCTGTACCAGGACGACGGGCGGCGGCCCCTGGCCTCGATCAACTTCGTGACCTGCCACGACGGCTTCACGATGCGGGACCTGGTCTCGTACAACGAGAAGCGCAACGACGCGAACGGCGAGGACAACCGGGACGGGGAGAGCCACAACCGGTCCTGGAACTGCGGGGCCGAGGGCGAGACCGACGATCCCGGAGTGATCGGGCTGCGGGTCCGGCAGATGCGGAACTTCATCGCCACGCTGATGCTGTCGCAGGGCGTGCCGATGCTCAGCCACGGGGACGAGTTCGCGCGGTCGCAGGGCGGCAACAACAACGCGTACTGCCAGGACAACGAGGTGTCGTGGGTGCCGTGGCCCTCCGGGGAGGACGGGGACGGGGGTGCGCCGTTCGGGGATCTGCTGGAGTTCACGCGGGCGATGGTCCGGCTGCGGAAGGATCATCCCGTCTTTCGGCGCCGGCGGTTCTTCCACGGGCGGCCGGTGGAAGGGACGCACGACGAGCTGTCGGACATCGCCTGGTTCACGCCGGAGGGGGAGGAGATGGTGCAGCGGGACTGGGACTCCGCCCAGGCGGGGGCGCTGAGCGTGTTCCTGAACGGGAACGCGATCTCCGAGCCCGGGGCTCGGGGGGAGCGGATCTCGGACGACTCGTTCCTGTTGATGGTGAACGCGTCGGCGGGGCCGCTGGAGTTCGTGGTACCGGTCAATCATGGGCCGCAGTGGCAGATGGTGGTGGACACGGGGCGGGAGGACGCGGTTCCCGAGGACGGGCCGAAGGTGGCGGCCGGGGACCGGGTGACCTTGGTGGATCGGAGTCTTGCGGTGTTCAGGAGGCCGACGTAG
- a CDS encoding 3'-5' exonuclease — MGWHRQLLIGFDLETTGTDPREARIVTGAVIEVKDGEPVGHREWLADPGMEIPAEAVAVHGITNARAVAEGRPADQVADAIADVLVSYWRTGVPVVAYNAAFDLTLLSAELRRHALPSLRDRLGGLDPAPVVDPYTIDRSVDRYRRGKRNLEAVCGEYGVPLDAAHDASADALAAARLARAIAQRHPKVAALGPAELHRRQIDWYAEWAADFQAFLRRKGNPEAVVDATWPLRELEDETV; from the coding sequence ATGGGTTGGCACAGGCAGCTGCTGATCGGCTTCGACCTGGAGACCACGGGGACGGACCCGCGCGAGGCGCGTATCGTCACGGGCGCGGTGATCGAGGTGAAGGACGGGGAACCGGTCGGACACCGGGAATGGCTCGCCGACCCGGGCATGGAGATCCCGGCGGAGGCGGTGGCGGTGCACGGCATCACCAACGCCCGTGCGGTGGCCGAGGGCAGACCCGCCGACCAGGTCGCCGACGCCATCGCCGACGTCCTCGTCTCCTACTGGAGGACGGGCGTCCCGGTCGTGGCGTACAACGCGGCCTTCGACCTGACCCTGCTCTCCGCCGAGCTGCGCCGGCACGCCCTGCCGTCCCTGCGCGACCGGCTCGGCGGCCTCGATCCGGCGCCGGTCGTCGACCCGTACACGATCGACCGCTCCGTCGACCGCTACCGCCGGGGCAAGCGCAACCTCGAAGCAGTCTGCGGGGAGTACGGCGTGCCGCTCGACGCCGCGCACGACGCCTCCGCCGACGCCCTGGCCGCCGCCCGGCTCGCCCGTGCGATAGCCCAGCGCCATCCGAAGGTCGCCGCCCTCGGCCCGGCCGAGCTGCACCGCCGTCAGATCGACTGGTACGCCGAGTGGGCCGCGGACTTCCAGGCCTTCCTCCGCCGCAAGGGCAACCCGGAAGCGGTCGTCGACGCGACATGGCCGCTGCGCGAGCTGGAGGACGAAACGGTATGA